The DNA segment AGGATGGGAAGAGCATATTTCCGCGAATTATTCAGTTTCCCGCGCAATGAAGCAACCGTTAATTCTTCGCGGTCAGCTAACATTGTCTTGATTATGGCAATTATTTCCTGCCAGCGATCGCGATGAAAAGCGATGGTCGGCCCGGTTTTAATGGCCAGGCCCGTAGTCATCAGATAATTGAAGGCTTCCCGGCCGATTTTATTATCGCCGATCAATTCCTTGATGGTTGGCGGGGCATAACCACCCTCACGAAGTTCCTTTTCCAGCCGATCAGCCATCTCCTTAATCTCGCCTTTCACAAAGATCGTGCGACAAGGCAGGTCATAGCGATTCTTCTTTTTTACCAGCAATCCCTTAGCCACCATCAATTCCAGGACCTGTTCCGACGATTTGACCGTCAATCCGGCCCGGTCGGCCACAATATCGATCGCCGCGCCATCCTGATGAGGATATAAACTGAAATATTCATTTAATGAATTCGTAATTGTATCGAATCTCGGGGCCAGATCATTGGGACGATAACAGCGTCCGTTATATTCATCGAGGGCACCCTTTTCTATTAATTCGGAGACCAGGTGATCAAGTTCGCCCTGAGCGAAATTGGCCCAGCGCAAATCTCGGCGGCTATCCATAAATAAATCTCGGGCAAAACCGGTTTCAAGAATATCAGCAAGTGTCATGGCACACCGGGCCTCAAGATATGCAAATCGGTCCAGTTCTTTTTTACGGGGGAACCGATCCAGAATATCCATCACCTGCCCTCCTCCAATCGTTATCTGGGGTGTTGGCAAACGGAAGATACATCGGTCGCCGATGAAAGCCAGAACCGGTTTATACGGTTTAAAAAATATTATTCCCTCCGTCCCCGGCCGCAGATCTCGTTGCCCGTAAGGGCGAGCCTCACCTTCAATCTCAGTTGTCCCCAGTATCATCAGAAGACGACGATGGTCGTCAATCCCAATTTCGGCCTCCGGCAGGACCCTTGCCTGAATCGCAAGAACCGGCTTGTCGGGATACCCGTCGATCAAATCCGGGATGGTCATGACGGAACCGCGACCAAGAAATTGCTTATCGATTCCCGTCAGACTCATTGATGTTCGCTGCCCCGGCAAAGCCTGCATAACCTGCTGGCTGTGAGATTGAATTGTCCTGATCTTTCCCTTTTTACCGGACGGAAAAACCAAGATATCCTGCCCTGCGCTCAATGCACCGCCTCGCAGCGTTCCGGCCACAATGCCCCCCATGCCGGCCAGAACAAATGAGCGATCGACATACAGCCGGGGTTTACCGATATCCCGGCGCTCGGTGATTGTATCAGCCAGATGGATTATTTCTTCACGAAGCCGGCCAAAGCCTTCCCCGGTAACCGATGAAATTCTGACAATCGCAGCCTTTTCCAGAAATGATCCTTTCAGTTTATCGCGAATATCCTCCTCGACAACATCAACCCAGTCGGGATCAGCCAGATCGATTTTGGTAATAGCCACCATCCCATATCTGATATCCAGCATCTGCGTAACCCGGAAGTGTTCCTGGCTTTGCGGCATCCAGCCATCATCGGCGGCTACCACCAGGATAACCGCATCGATCCCACCCGCCCCGGCAATCATATTGCGAACAAAACGCTCATGCCCCGGGACATCAATAATTCCTATCCGCCTGCCGTCAGGAGTATCATAATAGGCAAACCCGATATCAATCGTCATGCCCCTTAGCTTTTCTTCCGGAAGACGGTCGGGATCTATCCCGGTCAGGCGAGTTATCAGAGATGATTTTCCATGATCGATATGGCCGGCGGTCCCGATTACAAACATATCACAACTGGTCGATTAGATCCTGAATTATTTTAACCAACCATCGGGCATCATCATCATCAATCGCCTTCAGGTCAATCATAAACTTCTCATCGGTTATACGGCCAATTACCGGCGGTTGTGCGGCCCGAAATAAATCGGCGATTTTCTGTGGCTTGACAGTGCTGTTAAAGATCAGCGAAATGGACGGCAGTGGAACCTCAGGCAGGGCACCGCCTCCCATCCGTCCCCGGGTGGCATCAAGAGAAATTTTATCTCCGGCCCCGATTTCCTCCAATAAACACCGCCCTTTTTGATACAATTCCGCTTCAGATATGGCCGCCAGCCGCCAGAGTTTGATTTTCTCTTTCCAGGTATTATTCAGATAATAACCGAGTAGTTCTTCGACCGCTGAAAAAACGGTTTTATCGACCCGAAGAACCCGGTAAATGGGATTTTTCTTGATTCGGGCAACCATATCTTTATAACCGACAATCAATCCGGCTTGGACCCCGCCGAGTAATTTATCGCCGGAGAAACAGGTCAACGCCGCTCCGTCGCGCACCGAACCCTGAACCGTTGGTTCTTCGGTTCCGGCGAATTCCCTGGTATCCACCATAACTCCGCTGCCAAGATCATTGACCACCGGCAAACCAAATTCCCGTCCGAGTTGTACCAGGGCCTTCAGGTCGATCTCGGCCGAGAAACCGGTAACGGCAAAATTACTCCGGTGTACCTTCAGAATCATGGCTGGCTTTTCGGCAAGAGCCGCCCTATAATCATCCAACGTGGTGATATTGGTAGTGCCGATTTCCAAGAGATGGGCGCCGGATTTACGAATAATATCCGGGATCCTGAAACCGCCGCCGATCTGAACCAGTTCACCGCGCGAGATAACGACCTTACGCCGATTGGCGAAGGTGTTCAGAATAATAAACAGGGCCGCGGCATTATTGTTGACTATCGTTCCGGCTTCAACTCCGGATACCAAGGCCAGGTATTTCTCGGCCAGCTCTCCCCGCCTGCCGCGTTTACCGGAAGCAACCTCAAATTCCAGATTACCATAACCAGTAATATGGTTTTTAATGTTATCGAAAAGATCTTCCGAAAGAGGCGCGCGCCCAAGATTGGTATGTACCAATATCCCCGTCCCATTGATCACCCGTCCGATTTTTTTTCGACGCATGATCCGGATTTGCTTTATGATGGTATCCCGGAGATTTTCAAAGGATATTTCATCGCAATCCCGGCCAAGCCGTTCTTTCATTCGCTCGACAACCTCGCGGACGATATCCACTACCAGCGGCCGGGCCAGTTCACTCGAAACCGACATGATTTTTTCATCGGCAACCAGGATCTCCACCGCGGGGAAATCCCGTTTCGATTTTATAATTCTTTCACTCAAATTAAAGCCTGTACAGAAAGGTGGCCACCACCCGACCGACACTTTTTAGTGATGCCGGAGAACATTTATCGGGAGTATCATGAGTCGTGTGCCAGTCCGGGTAATTGAAATCGATTATGACAATGGATGGAATCCTGATAGTGTTGAATGATAAATGATCATCATGCACGGCATAGCCGACCGAATCGATGAAAGCCGTTTCACCCAATTCGGCCGCAATCCCCCAGACCATATCGTTCAAAGGTGCAATATACTTCTGGGAGAATTCCTCCCGATAGATTTTCAGGTCCTTATCTCCGATCATATCAATCACCAGGGCGGATTTATATTTGTCCTTGATATTCCGTCGGACCATCTCCCTCGCCCCTAAAAAATATTCATCCAGACGACTGGGCGGTCCCCAATCTTCACCATCAAGCAATCCAAAATCGATATTTACCCGTGGCTTCGTCCTGGATATAAGATTACCTAATTCCATCAACACGGCCACCCCCGAAGCTCCATCGTTAGCCCCGGGAAGCCACTCCTCCCTTTTGGTTGAATCGGGATCATACTCCGTTCGAGGCCGGCTGTCATAGTGTGCCGCCAGAAGATATCGAGGCGCATCGGACGAATCGGTCCCGGTAAATGAGGCAATAACATTAACCATCTCGATTGCCTTACCTGTGGTTCGATCATTATGAATAAATTCCATGGTGTCGATTTTCGCCCCGAGACTATCGAAGAAGGCAATCAGGTATTCACGGCATAGTCGGCTGTTTTCTGTACCCGGGACACGCGGTCCGAAGGCAACCTGCTCCTCGATATATCGAAAAGCCCGGTTACCATCAAACTCCGGAACGGTAATCTGTTTATTGCCGCCGCAAGAAATACCGATTAAAATTATCAGGATTATTGCGTCCGAAATAAAACGATCATGTTTTTTAATCATACACGGAAGGAATAAAAGAAGGCTCCAAATGTCAATTAAATAATTAGAATCGGATATCGACCCAGATGCGCAGTTCACGAACATGAGATGTACGCTGCAACTGCTTGTTATTGGTATCCTGCCAGCGTCCCGTGATACCACCTTTGATCTGCGATGAAAAGGTGTAAGAAATGGTCGGAGTGATGGTCAGGTCGGTGTTGTCGCCCTTCGACAGAAGGGGTTCATCTCCATCGGCCTCCTCGGTCTTCTGTTTGCGTAACATGACCTGTAGGGATATCGTCATGGTCGAGCTGAACTTAAGACGGCCAAACAGGGGGAAATTGACTCCGGTCGGCCATGAAAAAGAATATTTGGTCGAAACGGTGGCGTTTTCGCTGGTGTTGCGCGAACGACGGGTCAGTTCACCGGTACTGGAATTGTAAGTCCTATCCTCGGTTACCGTCCTACCGGTGGTAACATCAATCCGCAATCCGCGCATAAGATCAAAACTGAAAGACAATAATGGATTCTGAGTGACGGTGGTTTTATCCGAAGTTTTGAAACCCGTGGCCAGGTTGATTGTCTCCGAGGTACTGCGGGAGTACTTCGTCCGCGGCGAAAATGACCGGATAAAAGGATTCAATATTTTAAAAGTTGAAAGTTGATTGATGGTGAAATTGAAATCCGGGAAAGTCGTTGAAACTGTTTTCTGCGGATTGACCGACTTAATTAGATCTCGCTTGATGTTCCGGTTGAAAGAAACGGTGGTTTTCAGGCCGCCAAGAAGTTGGGTCCCGGATCCGAAGGAATAGTTGGTCGATTTGGAGGTGTATGTGGAACGTCCCACACTCGAGACATCCGGATCGATAAGAGCTCCTATATCTTCGGTTAATCCGAAACGGAATTTGGCCTGGGCCCGCTCCAGCAGGCCGACATAGGAATAGCTGTAGGCCTCCTTGAAATCGTATGAAATGGGGTCGATCCAGCCAGTTAAAAAGGCCAGAATCCTTCGGGGCGGACCGGTAAAAGCTTTCAAAACATTCTTTTTCTCTCCAACTACCGTGACGCCTTTACCCTGTTCGGCATCGCGCACGCGTTGCCGCGGTCGCTCTCTTTTGCCGGAAGATGAACCGAACAGCTTCTTGAAATCAAAATTACCCCCGATACCGTAAGATTTGGTGGCCGACATATTACGCGTATTATTACTGACATTCATATCCTCGCGATAGGATGTCGTAAAACTGAAGCGATGGGTCAGGAAGGCAAACATATTCGGATCGTAGTTGGCTCCGAACGACTGATTGTAATTGGTCTCCCGGCCGAATTTGAAATCCCTGGGATTCAAAGCCAGATTTACTGTTTCGGGATCGCTTAAATCCCGTCGCGTATCCATATTATAATTGGCGTTGAGATTATCCGATATTTTATAACTGGTTCGGAAGGTTCCTTTAAAATCCCGGGTCAGGTTATTGGTCAGAACATCGCTCGAATTTCGGGAAATCCGCAAACTGCGATTGAGATCACCGCTGAAGGTATAATTATTGGGGAAGAAATAAAACTTGTTCTGACTCAGTTTATTCAGCAATGGAATGGGCTTGGTCCAGAAAAATGGCCGAATGCTGGGGACCTTGGTAATACCGGCGCTGTAGTTGGCCCCCAAGCGGTAACTTTCCGTCAATGACATGGGTGTGGTCGGCGATGTTCCGTCGGACCGGGTATACGAGAAATTTGTTTTCAATTTGTTGAGAAGTACCGTAAACAGCGGATTTTTGGTCTTTTTGTTAAAGGCTTCCGAGATAGACATTGATTTCTGGGTACTGATGGTACTTTCATCATCCCGTAATTCCTCCGGCAGGATAATATCGGAATTGCTCTTTAGCCTGGGGACACTGGTGTTTTTCGAATACCTTAGGGAAAGCGGCAGATTGGCCCCGTACGACCGGGGCACAAACCGGTCAAGTTTGAAATTGGCTCCGAAACTGTAACCCGTGGTGGTTTTCCCGCTGCCGAGATTATCACTTGACCCTCCCCGGGTGGAACTTGAAATTTTCCGAAAATAACTGTTCTCGTAATTATAGCCCGCATTGTAGGTGAATAAATCCGCCACATTTCCGCTTACCGAAACCCTGGTTGCCAGACCGACATCCCGCCGCACGTCCGTCAGCCGAAGTTCATCCAGCCAAATCTGCCCCGTCGCCCCCTCATCCTGGTTGATGTTGATAATACCCGCCGCCAAATATTTCACCTGGGTAATATTGGGTTTACCATAGACCCGATAAACTTTATTGCCCATCACCGAGTCGATCACATTGGTATCGGCGTTTTCCCCCCGGGCCAGTTCCAGATAACTCTTCAAACCGGTGATATCGTTGAAATCCATTTCCACTTCAATCCAGGCCGAGGTGTCGATCCAGTCATCTTCGTTAAGATATTGTCGAACCTCGTAGTAGTTGGTGCTGCTCTGGCCAACCCGGAAAAAGAACATCAATTCCCCATTGGGATATTCCTTGGGACCATGGACGAACAGCGCCAGATTACGATAGCCCATCAAATTCGGCGTATCATAAAGAATGCGCTCGGCAATACCGGTATCGGATGCAGTCGAATCGTAAGCTTTAAAATCGGTAAAATCGAGAAGGAGAGATTGCTCCGGTTCTCTTATCCGGGTGTTAGCGTCATAAAATCCGACCACCCCCGGAGGCGAATTATAATTTAGATTTTCCTGGGTATTGATGACAGCCACATTGAATTTGGCCGTACTGTCGGCGGTCGGATAGACAATCGTATCCTCCCAGTTTGAGGTTATGATGTCAGTTGAGGCAACGGCCAGGGTACAGGGTTCTCCGGTTGGAGATTCCATCCAGTACCGGATATACTCGATCTGACTCCACAGGGGCGAACCCACGATGGTATCGGCAATACTGGTATCCCGGATTGGTATCCGATGGGTTCGCCAGCCGTAATTATTTTCCGAACTGTCGACCAGGAAGGGGCTGTTGGGATCGGCCAAATCGATACTGAAGGAAAAGTAATCATTCTGTTTGTTCAGAATAAGATCCCGATTGATGTCCTCGGTGTCCGGACGGCCCAGGATTCCCGGATCGCTTTTATTATTCTCCGTCCCGTTTATTTTATCATAGTAATTGGGATTAGCATCGGCATTGTATACCCAATCATCGCCATCCGGGTCGCTTTCGTTGTATCCGGGCGGCGGGTCGCTCTCATAACGAGTTTCATTGGCATTGATCAATCCGTCCAGTCCGATATCTTCGCCATCATCGAGAAAATCATTGGAGTTTTTATCTTCGGTGTCAAGATTCCCGTTACCGTTGACATCCTCTGAAATCTTGCCCATTTCAATATGCAAAATACCCCGTTTACCATGGGAACGAATCTCAAGCAACTGGGCATCGTCCTGATCGGATGCCCCCGATGCCAGAAAACGCATGATTCCGCCCCAGGAATTGGTTGGATTATCAATCCTCACGGTTGTATCCACTCCCCCGTCCCGTCGATCGAGAATGGTCGGTTTGAATACCATCCAGAGGGTATGCGTTCCGCTTTGATCGGTGGTGATTTCTTTTTCCCAGATTTGATTGGTGGCCACCTGAGTGTACGGATTAAACCAGATCATTCTGCCGCGGATATTAATACTGTCCAGCGAAACCGGTTTGGAGGCCAGATACCATGATTCCCGATAAACACCAAGAGAATAAGCATCCCGGCTACCCTCGAAATCATCCATATAAGCAACCCCATCCACATTGGGATTGGGATATGACTGGGCGATTTCTGCCGAAACGGCCAGGTTCGATTCCTGCTCGGTTGTAAAAAACGGAATGGCATTGGCCATCGAGGTCATGAAATTCGGTTTGACCCGAAAACTGATGTCGGCATCCCAGACCAGCATCTTGGAAGTTTCCTGACCCACTTTCGGTTTACGATCGGTGGCTTTGTCGGACTTGTATAAGAACGTCGATCCGAGTTTCAGATTGTCGCTGAATTCATACTCGCCGCGAATTCCGAAAAGAGTCTTCTTCTGCATGGTGATAAATGGCGAATACTCGAAATCAAGAGAGATATCGGCATTCGGGTCGGTGGCTTCCTCGGTTAAAAAAGTAACCTGGCCGAAATCATAGTTAATGCGATAATCGGTTCCCCTCTCCAGTTGCCGTCCATTGAGAGTGATCCGCTCCGAGCCCTCGATAATATTCGATTTCCCCAGACTGATTTCTGAGGCCCGATTCAGGCTTGAAACCTGGAGATAGTAGGTGGTATTTTTTACGGCCTCCTGGCCCGCATAAATATTAGTATATATGTCCGGAACCCTGGTCTCCAGTTCGGTTCCGGCAAAGACACTGTCCGGATCGAATGGTTTGCGATCTGGAAATATCAGCAAACCCCTCTCTTTCTCGATTATAGCAGTCAAAACATCGGCTTTACCATCCGCCCCGCTGCTCCCGGTACTTCCCTGGCGATCAAGTCCCAGAATCTGGATATAAGGAACACCGTTCTGGTTATCGATATTATCTTCATCGCCCTCAGTCGTGGATAGACCCTTGTAAATATTTATCTCAAGCCCGTCCGCATCCAAATTGCGTGATTTGAGATAATAAACATTTCGCCACATATATTGCCAGGTGTGATAGGTATTGGAGGAACTGCTGGGTTTTATCAGCTTCAGTGCAAATGGTTCCGAGGCAATATTGCCGACCGTATCAACTGAGCCGTTAGCCCGCCGGATAATCATATAGGCACCAATTGCCGTATTATAAGTCCCGGCATTGGGGGAATCGAAAATAATCCAGTGCTCTTTAACATCGACCGTGTAAACATCGGGACTTATTTCCGCCACCAGCGCTTCCTCGTTCTCACTGGAATAATCGCTATTACTGGAATCGCCGGGATCAACATACATCGTGGCATTATCTCCAAGCTCCGTTCCGGTGTTGGTTTTCACGGAATAAAATAGGTTGATCTGTTCGATAACATCACCGGTTCCACCGGGAAAGTCCGAATCTACCCCGAGATCATAAATCATGCCGTCGGCAAATTGATAATCCCGGAGATAGAAAACACTGGCGCTGGCCCCGGCATCGATGGAGGTCCGCTCCGTCGTCCCCTTCTCCTGGCTGGCGATAGCCGTCAGGTTCAAACTTCCGATCTGAGCCTCGGTCTTTACTCCGAACAATCCCTGGATGCGGCTGGAATAACCCACGAATTGGGTGTTGGGCAGGGAAAGAGTAGTATTTCCCGCTTCGATACTCTTGATAATATCATCTTCATCGCCCTTGTAGCGAATCATCAGACGGTTGGCCAGAGGTATATCCGTTTTGGAGTCCTGGCTGACCGATACCGTTATTTTGGATCCGATGGTGCCGTTGATATCGAACCGCGAAATTTGTTCCATATTCAGCGAGGGGAATTTACTCTGGCGATAGGTGGCTGTTTCCTCGCGATCATCCCAGCGCGACGTCCCCGAGAAAGAAATCTGGTGATAACCGGAAACTTTCAAACCGGCCCCGCCTTCACCGAAAAGCGATTCCACCGCTTTGGATTTAATCGGAATATTGATGGCCAGGAGTCCGCCCTGTTTGTCTTTTTGCTGTTTCGACAGAGCCTGGGCCCGCGATTCATTCATCTTCATATTCAGGATGGCGGAGCGGCGCCAGGTCAGATAATCCGTGGCATCGACCGTCCGGGGAACATATTCATAATTATAAACCGATTTCTTATAATAGGAACTTGTAAAGGTTAGAGTATTGTCTTCAAAACTGGATCGGTCAACTTTGGGGCTAACCGTATATATCATCCTTAACTGGGGGTAATCCGATTTCGAGATTGAGGCTATGAAACGAACACGTTCTTCCGGATATGGAGAAATATCGCCCGATGGCGTTTCCAGAGAGGCGCGAAACCCCGGCGGCGCGGAGTATCCCCATTGCGGGATCATATACACCAGGGTCAGAAAAATGAAAAATGTAAGTCGTCTAAACGTGGCAGTTACCGACTATCAGTCAGTTAATTTTAAATCGTTAAAAAATGTCGATAGGCCTGCCTCCTCAAAATTCGCCAAGGAAAATAATTTCTTCCTGCAATTCTATGCCGAATTTTTCCCTGACCTTTGATTTCATTATTTGCGAGAGTTTTTTAATATCATCGGATTTCGCCGAACCATCATTAATCAAAATGTTGGCATGATTTTCAAAAACCCGGGCATCACCGCATCGCAGTTGCTTGGCTCCGATTTCGTCCAGTAGTTGGCCAGCTGAAAGTTTTCCAAACTTCCTGGTTTTGTCCGGGATATTTTTAAAAAAACATCCCGCCGAATGAAGCCCGATCGGCAATTTGGCGGCCCTCATGGCCATAATTTCATCAACTCGGCGCATGATTTTTACCTTTTCGCCCTTTTTTAGTGCAAACCTGGCGCCAGTCACGAATTCCATGGTATTTTTGAGTTTTGACCAACGATAAGAAAAATCAAAATATGCAGCCTTTTCAGTCCTTATATTACCCTGTCTGTCAACCAGTTCCGCCTCCACCAGCAAATTTCCCACTTCGTCCCCATAGGCGCCGGCATTACCGAAAATGGCGCCGCCAACAGTACCCCATATTCCTGTTGCAAATTCAAGGCCGGTCAGCGACTTTTCTGTCGCGAAGTTAATCAGCGCCTGGAGTTCCTCGCCCGACCCCGAATGAACCTGCTCACCATCGCAATCAAGATCCATGATCGAATTCTTGATAATCAACCCCTTATAACCGGCATCCGATACCAGCAGGTTTGACCCGCCTCCAAGCATAAAGAACGGAATCTTTAAACGGGCTGCCATTGCCACCAGGCGAGACAACTCCTCAGCCGAATCGACCTCCATAAAAAGTCTGGCGGCCCCCCCGGTACCCATCGTATTGTATTCGGCCAGAGGATGATCGGGTATAATTTTTTCACCGAATTCCCCGATCAGAACCCGCAGGGAGTCATCAAAATTCCAGGCGTTATCTTGCGTCATTTATCCTCACTATTATAATCCAATGCCCGTGAAATTGCAAGCCAAAAGGGCTTTTCAGAGCATACCGAATTGATAGACATCGGTTAGAATTTCATTCGATCAGGCCTTATCCTGATCATTTTCGGAATCCGCTTCTCCGCCATTGGCCGCCTGTGAATTGGCTTCGGTTGATTCTCCGGCCTTATCTTTGTCTTCATCTTTTTCATCGGTTTTTTTGGATTCGTCTACAAAATTCATCCGGGTTTCGTACAGGGCTCGATCAATTATGCTTTTTTCTTCGGGACTGAGATTTCCGCCTGTTTTTTCGGCCAGCATCCCTAACATATCGATACTGGCCCGGGCCTGTTCCAGATTCCGCTCGACTTTCCCTGACAATGGCGAAGCCACTTTGCCCATCTGTTGCATAGCTGCCATCTGCAACGATATTACCAGTTGAAAGAAATGAATATTGATATCTTTTTTATCCCCGGTCATATTACCTCCAAAGGAACCCCAACACCTTTTACCTTAATTGGTTTTCGGCAAAATTATTGATATATCATTGTCACCCAATGTCAGCCATCATCTTTCTGCCCGAAAGCCGACCGACCAGGTGGTTTATTATCCGCCGTTCATCATCATCAGGATTGGATTCATTCTTCAGCAAGCTGATTGCCGTTTTTCGGGCAATAGGCAACAGGTCGCTGTCACGAACCAGATTGGCAATCTTCAATTCCGGCAGGCCATGTTGCCTTGTACCGAAAAATTCACCAGGGCCTCGTAACTGCAAATCGGCCTCTGCAATTTTAAAACCATCGGTGGACGATTGAAATAAATTCAATCGATGTTTGGCCAGATCGCTGACCGGAGGTGTCGCGATTGCAATGGTGATCCCCCGCGTTCCGCCCCGGCCGACCCGTCCCCGTAATTGATGTAACTGCGACAGGCCAAAACGCTCGGCATGTTCGATTACCATGACCGATGCCGAGGGAATATCAATTCCCACTTCTATAACGGTGGTGGCCACCAGAATATCAATTGCCCGATCGCGAAATTGCTGAATAATCTTCTCTCTCTTGTCTTTTTTTACACGGCCATGAACTAGTTCCACTCTGAATTCAGGAAAGACGTCTTTCTTTAATAGCTTATACGCCTCCTCGGCCGCCTGCAAATCCAGCTTTTCCGATTTTTCGACCAGCGGATAAACAAAGAAAATCTGCTCGCTACGGCCAAGCCGTTTTTTCAGGTAGGCATAAATATCCGGACGGGAACTCGCCGTTCTCCAGACCGTTTTGACCGGATGCCGTCCCGGGGGCATGGTTTTAATGGAGGTAAAATCAAGATCTCCATAAAGTGTCATGGCCAGCGTTCGGGGAATCGGGGTGGCGGTCATCACCAGCGTATCGGGATAAACTCCCTTACTCATTAAGCGACCGCGCTGCATAACTCCGAATCGATGTTGTTCGTCGATTATAACCAGCCCCAGCCTTTTAAATCGAACCGATTCCGAAATTACGGCGTGGGTCCCGAACAGGATTTGAATATCACCCGAGGCCACCGCTTTATTGATTGTCCGGCGGACAGCCGGAGTTAATGACCCGGTCATCAGGGCGCTTTCAATACCGACTTCATGTAGCGCCTGCCGCCAGTTCTGATAATGCTGCTCTGCCAGGATCTCGGTGGGAGCCATGAAGGCTGTCTGGAGATTGTTCTCGGCCGCATAAACCGAGGCCAGCAGTGCCACCACCGTTTTGCCGCAACCGACATCACCCTGCAACAGACGATGCATCGGTCGATCGGACTGCAAATCGCCATAAATTCTCTCGGCCGCGGTTTTCTGATCGTTGGTTAACCGATATGGCAGAGCCGTTATGAAAGCCCTGATATGGTCGGCTGGTTTAATATAATGATGCTTTTTGGCCACCCGCGAATTGTTTTTACGATGACTCAATATCAGAAATTGAAGTTCCAGAAGCTCATCGAAACTGAGCCGTCGACGTCCTTTCTCGGCGTCCTCCATATTATCCGGAAAATGGATATCCCGAATGGCCTGACCCAGCGGGATAAAACCAAATTCCTTCAGAATTTTTTCGGGGAGGTAATCCGGGATATTATCGGCCACCGCGGTCAGGGCAGTATTGACCATTCCTCGCAGCACCCGGCCGGTAATACCGGCCTTTTTTAATTCCGCCGTTGATGGATAAACCGGAATGATTCGCCCGGTATGAATCAGTTCCGCTGCTTCATCTTCAATCCGTTCGACTTCAGGATGTACCATCTGCCTTTGCTGGAAATAGGTTACCGGACCGGTCACCGATAGAATATCACCCTTGTTGAACATTTTCTCCAGATATCGATACCCGGCAAACCAGATCAGCGCAATCTGTCCGGTGCCATCCCCAAGAATAACCTCCAGCCGCTGACGACGCCCTTTGAGAATCCCTTTACCCAAAACCCGGCCAATCACGGTTGCCTCCATATTGGCCTGAAGGGAACCAATTGAGACAATCATGGAACGATCGAGATAGCGCCGGGGCAGATAG comes from the Candidatus Zixiibacteriota bacterium genome and includes:
- the sprA gene encoding cell surface protein SprA; amino-acid sequence: MIPQWGYSAPPGFRASLETPSGDISPYPEERVRFIASISKSDYPQLRMIYTVSPKVDRSSFEDNTLTFTSSYYKKSVYNYEYVPRTVDATDYLTWRRSAILNMKMNESRAQALSKQQKDKQGGLLAINIPIKSKAVESLFGEGGAGLKVSGYHQISFSGTSRWDDREETATYRQSKFPSLNMEQISRFDINGTIGSKITVSVSQDSKTDIPLANRLMIRYKGDEDDIIKSIEAGNTTLSLPNTQFVGYSSRIQGLFGVKTEAQIGSLNLTAIASQEKGTTERTSIDAGASASVFYLRDYQFADGMIYDLGVDSDFPGGTGDVIEQINLFYSVKTNTGTELGDNATMYVDPGDSSNSDYSSENEEALVAEISPDVYTVDVKEHWIIFDSPNAGTYNTAIGAYMIIRRANGSVDTVGNIASEPFALKLIKPSSSSNTYHTWQYMWRNVYYLKSRNLDADGLEINIYKGLSTTEGDEDNIDNQNGVPYIQILGLDRQGSTGSSGADGKADVLTAIIEKERGLLIFPDRKPFDPDSVFAGTELETRVPDIYTNIYAGQEAVKNTTYYLQVSSLNRASEISLGKSNIIEGSERITLNGRQLERGTDYRINYDFGQVTFLTEEATDPNADISLDFEYSPFITMQKKTLFGIRGEYEFSDNLKLGSTFLYKSDKATDRKPKVGQETSKMLVWDADISFRVKPNFMTSMANAIPFFTTEQESNLAVSAEIAQSYPNPNVDGVAYMDDFEGSRDAYSLGVYRESWYLASKPVSLDSINIRGRMIWFNPYTQVATNQIWEKEITTDQSGTHTLWMVFKPTILDRRDGGVDTTVRIDNPTNSWGGIMRFLASGASDQDDAQLLEIRSHGKRGILHIEMGKISEDVNGNGNLDTEDKNSNDFLDDGEDIGLDGLINANETRYESDPPPGYNESDPDGDDWVYNADANPNYYDKINGTENNKSDPGILGRPDTEDINRDLILNKQNDYFSFSIDLADPNSPFLVDSSENNYGWRTHRIPIRDTSIADTIVGSPLWSQIEYIRYWMESPTGEPCTLAVASTDIITSNWEDTIVYPTADSTAKFNVAVINTQENLNYNSPPGVVGFYDANTRIREPEQSLLLDFTDFKAYDSTASDTGIAERILYDTPNLMGYRNLALFVHGPKEYPNGELMFFFRVGQSSTNYYEVRQYLNEDDWIDTSAWIEVEMDFNDITGLKSYLELARGENADTNVIDSVMGNKVYRVYGKPNITQVKYLAAGIININQDEGATGQIWLDELRLTDVRRDVGLATRVSVSGNVADLFTYNAGYNYENSYFRKISSSTRGGSSDNLGSGKTTTGYSFGANFKLDRFVPRSYGANLPLSLRYSKNTSVPRLKSNSDIILPEELRDDESTISTQKSMSISEAFNKKTKNPLFTVLLNKLKTNFSYTRSDGTSPTTPMSLTESYRLGANYSAGITKVPSIRPFFWTKPIPLLNKLSQNKFYFFPNNYTFSGDLNRSLRISRNSSDVLTNNLTRDFKGTFRTSYKISDNLNANYNMDTRRDLSDPETVNLALNPRDFKFGRETNYNQSFGANYDPNMFAFLTHRFSFTTSYREDMNVSNNTRNMSATKSYGIGGNFDFKKLFGSSSGKRERPRQRVRDAEQGKGVTVVGEKKNVLKAFTGPPRRILAFLTGWIDPISYDFKEAYSYSYVGLLERAQAKFRFGLTEDIGALIDPDVSSVGRSTYTSKSTNYSFGSGTQLLGGLKTTVSFNRNIKRDLIKSVNPQKTVSTTFPDFNFTINQLSTFKILNPFIRSFSPRTKYSRSTSETINLATGFKTSDKTTVTQNPLLSFSFDLMRGLRIDVTTGRTVTEDRTYNSSTGELTRRSRNTSENATVSTKYSFSWPTGVNFPLFGRLKFSSTMTISLQVMLRKQKTEEADGDEPLLSKGDNTDLTITPTISYTFSSQIKGGITGRWQDTNNKQLQRTSHVRELRIWVDIRF
- the murB gene encoding UDP-N-acetylmuramate dehydrogenase, which produces MTQDNAWNFDDSLRVLIGEFGEKIIPDHPLAEYNTMGTGGAARLFMEVDSAEELSRLVAMAARLKIPFFMLGGGSNLLVSDAGYKGLIIKNSIMDLDCDGEQVHSGSGEELQALINFATEKSLTGLEFATGIWGTVGGAIFGNAGAYGDEVGNLLVEAELVDRQGNIRTEKAAYFDFSYRWSKLKNTMEFVTGARFALKKGEKVKIMRRVDEIMAMRAAKLPIGLHSAGCFFKNIPDKTRKFGKLSAGQLLDEIGAKQLRCGDARVFENHANILINDGSAKSDDIKKLSQIMKSKVREKFGIELQEEIIFLGEF